The stretch of DNA CGGCAGTGCTCTACCAACAGCATGCTAAGCAGTGCGGGATTAATATCAATGTCGTCCGTGAGCCCAACGACGGCTATTGGTCGAACATCTGGATGAAGAAACCATGGTCGTTTTCCTACTGGGGCGGGCGCCCGACCGAAGACTGGGCGTTCGTGACAGCTTATGCACCTGGTGGCAACTGGAACGAGACTTTTTGGGAAAATCCGCGGTTTTCTGAGCTGCTCGTCAAGGCGAGGTCCGAGTTCGACGACAATAAACGCAGACAGATGTACTACGAGATGCAGGCCATTCTGAGCGACGATGGTGGCGCAATTGTGCCACTGTTCAACAACTATGTGGATGGGGTGACGACCAAGCTACACATTCCTGATGTTGTGGCTTGGAACTGGCCTCATGACGGACATAAATGCCACGAACGCTGGTGGTTTAACGCCTAGAGACAGCCTATGAAATCCTTTGCATTGTGCAAGTTGGAAGAAGATAGATGGTAGGCATGCATACCGAAGTACGCCGGAAAATCCAAGCTGAACTGCAAAAGGACGGCTTATCGGCCTACTTAGCGATCACACCAGCCAACTTTTTTTACACCTCCGGATTTCATAGCAGTTTTCTTGATCTAAGTTGGCGCATGACGGGCACCGACATGGTTCTAATTCCGGCCGATCCTGGCCTGGAGCCCGTCATGATTGTCAGTGATTTCCTGTCCGGTGCCGCCGGACGGGCGACCGACATTCGAGATATCCGCCCATACTCCATGTGGATCGAAGCGCGAGACCTTGATGTCGTTGCGTCTCGGCCGAACGAGGCACAACCCACTTTACGCCCGGTGCGCCCAGAGCAATACAGGCATGCCGAAATCGCTGACATCGTCGCCAGCGTTCTCAACGAATGGAAGTGTGCTGGCGGACGAATTGGCACCGATCTGGACTTCATGCAGGTCGAAACCCAGAGCCATTTGGTCAACGCATGCAGTCGGGCCAAGTTTGTGGATTGGGCCGATGCCATTTATCGACTGCGGGCCATCAAACATCCCGAAGAAATCAGGCGCTTGCGTAATGCAGCCATCGTCTTCGACAATATGCTCGCACGGTCTTTTGGCGGTATCAAAGAGGGATATTCGCTTGAAGAAATGCGCGTCGAGTGCGAGCTGGGTGCGATCGAGACGTTCAGAGCTAATCCCTCCATTGGCGAATACCAGGGAAGTTGGGCCTTCAACGCCATAGGCATTGGTGACACGAACCGAGTAAAGAACGGCGATGTCATCAAGGTGGACGCCGGGGTCCGACTGAGTGGGTACTATAGCGATTGCGCGCGCGTCGCCATCTTTGGTGATCCCTTAAAAGAGGCGTTGATGGTCTACGATGCTTTGAATCGAGCGTATGACGCTGCGGCCCTGGAGCTGAAGCCCGGCAACACGATGCGAGTGGTCCACCAAGTCGCAGAGGAAACAGTCCGGGCGAACGGTTTGCCCAATTACACGCGTGGGCATTTTGGTCATTCTATTGGAATCGACAACCTGGTCGAGGAACGGCCATTTATTGGGATGAACGACACTTTTCTTGAGCCCGGCATGGTGGTCTGCCTCGAACTTCCTTACTACCCGCCAAGTGTAGGTGAATTCAATATCGAGGATATGTGGCTGATTACAGACAACGGTGCAGAGTGCCTCAATTTTGTGTCGCGAGACCTCCACCTAGTGTGAAGTTAGTATCTCCTACGCTTTGAAGGCTTCTGAGACCTTCACTTTGGTTGACCGACGCTGAAAGGCGAGCAGGGGATGTCGGCCTCTGCTCGCTTCTCACGATCCATACTACGTCCGTTCTTCACCCTATCTATCGTGCGACAAAACTTCGCAAGCTAGCACTACTTTGG from Mesorhizobium shangrilense encodes:
- a CDS encoding Xaa-Pro peptidase family protein → MVGMHTEVRRKIQAELQKDGLSAYLAITPANFFYTSGFHSSFLDLSWRMTGTDMVLIPADPGLEPVMIVSDFLSGAAGRATDIRDIRPYSMWIEARDLDVVASRPNEAQPTLRPVRPEQYRHAEIADIVASVLNEWKCAGGRIGTDLDFMQVETQSHLVNACSRAKFVDWADAIYRLRAIKHPEEIRRLRNAAIVFDNMLARSFGGIKEGYSLEEMRVECELGAIETFRANPSIGEYQGSWAFNAIGIGDTNRVKNGDVIKVDAGVRLSGYYSDCARVAIFGDPLKEALMVYDALNRAYDAAALELKPGNTMRVVHQVAEETVRANGLPNYTRGHFGHSIGIDNLVEERPFIGMNDTFLEPGMVVCLELPYYPPSVGEFNIEDMWLITDNGAECLNFVSRDLHLV